The genomic region CGCATCTGGCAGATCCAGCCGGGGTCGGCCCGCGAACCCGATGTGATCCGGCTGGGCACGGCGGCGCGACGTGGGAGGCGCTCACCGAAGGACTTCCGCAGCGGAACGCGTACGAAACTGGCCGGACTCGGCGTCGTCCTCCCCGCCATAAGCGGCGGCTGACCCGGACCCGGCCAGGCTACGGATCGGCGTCGAACAGCGCCTCGATCTCCGTCGATCCCATTCGATCGAACGTGCGAACCGAACCAAACGGCGGAGGAAGGCGGCTACTGGGCGGAAGTACCGGCCATCGCCGGATGCGTATCCCAGGGCGAGTCGTTCGACGAGCTGATGCGAAACGTTCGCGAGGCCTTCGTTGCGTCACTTCCCTGTGTCGAGGAGGACTTTGCCGAAGGACTGGTTGGACTCGACGTAGCGGTGGGCCTCGGCGGCCTCGGCAAGGGGGAAGACGCGGTCGATGACGGGGCGCAGGTGGGAGGGGTCGGCCTCCGGGGCGGTGAAGCCGGGGAGGAAACGGGTCGCGAACATCTCCGTGAGGTGCGCCTTCTCGGCCTTCGAACGAGCGCGGAGGACGGTGCCCACGACGGTCGCGCGCTTCCCCATCAGGGTGCGAAGGTTGGCCTCGACCTTCATGCCGCCCATGACGCCGACGATGACGAGGCGGCCGAGAGTGGCGAGGCTGGCCATGTTCGCGTCCCAGTACGGGGCGCCGACGGTGTCGAGGATGACGTCGGCGCCGGCCCGGTCGGTGTGGCGCGCGACGGCGTCGGCGAAGGAGCCGGCCCGGCGGTCGACGGCGAGGTCGCACGGCAGTCCGGCTTCGCGGATGCGGTCGAGCTTGGCCGCCGACGCCGTGGCGATGATCGCGCCCGCTCCGCTCGCGCGGGCCAGTTGCAGGGCGGCGGTTCCCACGCCGCCGCCGGCCGTGTGCACGAGCACGGTCTCGCCGGGGCGCAGATGGCCGCGCTCGATGAGGGCGTCCGCCGCGGTGAGGAAGACTTCCGGGATCGCTCCGGCCTCGGTCCAGCTCAGCGTCGGCGGGACGGGCAGGAGCTGCCCCGCCGGCACCGCCACCCGCTCCGCGTAGCCGCCGCCGCCCAGAATGCCCATCGCGCGGTCGCCCACCGACCAGCCCGTGACGCCGGCCCCGACCGCCTCGATCTCTCCGGCGAACTCGAGCCCCGGGATGTCCGGCGGAGCGTCCGCGGGCGCCGGATAGCGGCCCATCCGCTGCAGGAGGTCGGCCCGGTTGATCCCCGCGCAGCGCACGCGCACGAGCACTTCGCCGGCCCCGGCGACGGGGGCGTCCCGCTCGACGAGCTCGAGCACCTCCGGGCCGCCGGGCTCCCGGATGCGGATCGCCTTCATGCGCCGCGCCGGCCGGCCGAGGGGGCCGCCTCCGTGGCGGACGCCGCCCCGAACGCGCGCCGGGCGGCGTCCAGCCGCTCGGGCGTCCCGATGTCGTACCACGCCGCGCCCGTCGCGTCGAACACCCCGACGTGCTCCCCATCTCCGATCCAGTCCATGTACGAATCCATGATCGAAAAGACGCCTCCTTCCGCGTAGCGCTCGAACACGCGCGGCGAGAGCGCGTGGATGCCGCAGAAACCGTACTCCCGGGCCTCGTCCGCGCTCGACGGCTCGCGCGCCACGACTTCCCACCCTTCGTCCCGGTTTGCGCGTCCGTACACGCCGCGGCCGTCCACCAGGAGAGGGCGCGACGTCTCCCGCTCCGCGATCGCGAGGGTGGCCAGCCGCCCGTCCCGCGCCTCTCCCTCCAGGTGCGCGCGGTACAGCGCCGCGAGGTCGACCTCGGTCACGACGTCGCAGTTGTGGAGCAGGAAGGGTTCCCGCGCCTCGAACAGCGACCGCGCGTGGAAGAGCCCGCCGCTCGTGTCGAGAGGAGCCGGCGATTCCTCATCTTCCCGCGACACGAACACCGGGACCCCCAGCGGCGACGCTTCGGCCCACGCCGCCACCTGCCCGGCGAGATAGTGCGCGTTCACGATCAGGCGATGCGCGCCCGCCGCGACGAGGTTCCCGGCGATGCGCTCCAGCAACGGGATGCCGCCGAAGTCGACGAGCGCCTTGGGCGTCGCGTCGGTCAGCGGCCGCAGGCGGCGTCCCCGGCCGGCGGCGAAGATCATCGCCTCCAAGCGTCCGCCCCCGCCCTCCGGCTCAAGCAGTCCATGGCCACGGCTCAGACCCGCGCGGGACGGCGCGGCCAGTCCGCCGATTCCCGGTGCGTGACCTCCACCCGCACGTCCGGGAAGCGCACGCTCAGGTGCTGGCGCAGCCGCTCCGCCATGTACACCGAGCGGTGCTGTCCCCCCGTACACCCGAAACTCACGCTCAGGCTGTGGAACCCGCGGTCGAGGTAGTTCGCGATGTGCGCGTCCACGATCCCCCGCACCCGTTCCCAGAACTCCTGCGCCTCCGGCCGGGCCGCGATGAAGGCGATCGTCTCCTCGTCGAGCCCCGTGAGGTCGCGGTACGCCTCCTCGCGGCCCGGATTCGGGAGCCCCCGGCAGTCGAA from Candidatus Palauibacter australiensis harbors:
- a CDS encoding NAD(P)H-quinone oxidoreductase, giving the protein MKAIRIREPGGPEVLELVERDAPVAGAGEVLVRVRCAGINRADLLQRMGRYPAPADAPPDIPGLEFAGEIEAVGAGVTGWSVGDRAMGILGGGGYAERVAVPAGQLLPVPPTLSWTEAGAIPEVFLTAADALIERGHLRPGETVLVHTAGGGVGTAALQLARASGAGAIIATASAAKLDRIREAGLPCDLAVDRRAGSFADAVARHTDRAGADVILDTVGAPYWDANMASLATLGRLVIVGVMGGMKVEANLRTLMGKRATVVGTVLRARSKAEKAHLTEMFATRFLPGFTAPEADPSHLRPVIDRVFPLAEAAEAHRYVESNQSFGKVLLDTGK
- a CDS encoding sugar phosphate nucleotidyltransferase; amino-acid sequence: MIFAAGRGRRLRPLTDATPKALVDFGGIPLLERIAGNLVAAGAHRLIVNAHYLAGQVAAWAEASPLGVPVFVSREDEESPAPLDTSGGLFHARSLFEAREPFLLHNCDVVTEVDLAALYRAHLEGEARDGRLATLAIAERETSRPLLVDGRGVYGRANRDEGWEVVAREPSSADEAREYGFCGIHALSPRVFERYAEGGVFSIMDSYMDWIGDGEHVGVFDATGAAWYDIGTPERLDAARRAFGAASATEAAPSAGRRGA